Proteins encoded within one genomic window of bacterium:
- a CDS encoding HEAT repeat domain-containing protein encodes MKILTRAAALLCLCLAVFTGCNKVAPPLSLSELEAKAAAKDSSAYAGLVGYLGSASTQDERKRAYLALVGAGKSASAEIAAALEDSDPSRREHALALAGNMKLEGAVDAAYKALADTSFTRRHAAAWVLGESGDERAIPVLVRTISTDPDELAVREAARAVSRFGERATLPLVEALPSMEPRRRGTAVRILGELRDPRGKSAIVAALADPVTREDAMWALGTMGVVGDPFDPAPYLKDTDWQVRLEACRAAGLIGAKSARPILDKMRSDDPVKVVREWAARGLALLDGSHTTYRNTSGEWDAPDNLYH; translated from the coding sequence ATGAAGATTCTCACGAGGGCGGCGGCGCTCCTTTGCCTTTGTCTGGCCGTCTTTACCGGCTGCAACAAGGTCGCTCCTCCCCTGTCGCTTTCGGAACTGGAGGCGAAGGCCGCGGCCAAAGATTCCTCGGCTTACGCCGGGCTTGTCGGTTACCTCGGCTCGGCCTCGACGCAGGACGAGCGGAAGAGGGCCTACCTCGCCCTCGTCGGCGCGGGCAAGAGCGCGAGCGCCGAGATCGCGGCGGCGCTTGAGGACTCCGACCCCTCCCGGAGGGAGCACGCGCTGGCGCTGGCGGGGAACATGAAACTCGAAGGGGCCGTAGACGCGGCTTACAAGGCTCTCGCCGACACCTCTTTCACCCGGCGCCACGCAGCGGCCTGGGTCCTGGGGGAGAGCGGCGACGAGAGAGCCATTCCCGTACTGGTCAGGACTATTTCAACGGACCCGGACGAGCTTGCCGTCCGCGAAGCTGCCCGCGCTGTTTCGAGATTCGGCGAGCGCGCCACTCTGCCTCTCGTGGAAGCCCTGCCGTCAATGGAGCCCAGACGCAGGGGAACCGCCGTCAGGATTCTCGGGGAGCTTCGCGACCCGCGAGGGAAGAGCGCCATAGTGGCGGCCCTCGCCGACCCGGTGACGAGGGAGGACGCTATGTGGGCCCTCGGCACGATGGGAGTCGTGGGCGACCCCTTCGATCCCGCTCCCTACCTGAAGGATACGGACTGGCAGGTGCGCCTGGAGGCGTGCCGCGCGGCGGGACTTATCGGGGCGAAGTCGGCGAGGCCGATTCTCGACAAAATGCGTAGCGACGACCCCGTCAAGGTCGTCCGCGAGTGGGCGGCCAGAGGGCTCGCCCTCCTCGACGGAAGCCACACCACCTACAGAAACACGTCGGGCGAGTGGGACGCTCCCGACAATTTGTACCACTAG
- a CDS encoding carboxypeptidase regulatory-like domain-containing protein: MKKLSLVAALLAALALAACSKSPSGPENKAAGGLSQVSVAAFRPADNGTIYVYRAGEDFRGPPMTKIGPLGPDAKAEIELPPGNYNFVLRLRDEAETSGPVLEGDVKTEPLLVAVEAGKPVSVNLHGFVKKGNQKESFGQQAEYKARIAGHITDADGKAVEGIRVHAYDHVQMSERPKFVSARTGPDGKFELNLPEGGTYYLCARDKYGGPPKVGDLFGRYDKGTVEPSGVTVTDGQNLETVDITVHTVW, translated from the coding sequence ATGAAGAAATTATCGCTCGTTGCCGCTCTTCTGGCGGCGCTGGCCCTCGCCGCCTGCTCGAAGTCTCCCTCCGGGCCCGAGAACAAGGCAGCCGGAGGATTGTCGCAGGTGTCCGTCGCGGCCTTCCGCCCGGCGGACAACGGAACGATCTACGTCTACCGCGCCGGGGAGGATTTCAGGGGCCCGCCTATGACCAAGATCGGCCCGCTCGGCCCCGACGCGAAGGCCGAGATAGAGCTTCCACCCGGTAACTACAACTTCGTCCTTCGTTTGAGGGATGAGGCGGAGACCTCGGGGCCGGTGCTGGAGGGCGACGTGAAGACCGAGCCCCTGCTTGTCGCGGTCGAGGCGGGCAAGCCCGTTTCGGTCAACCTCCACGGCTTCGTCAAGAAGGGCAACCAGAAGGAATCCTTCGGCCAGCAGGCCGAATACAAGGCCCGAATCGCCGGTCACATCACCGACGCCGACGGCAAGGCCGTGGAGGGCATCCGCGTCCACGCCTACGACCACGTACAGATGAGCGAGAGGCCGAAATTCGTCTCCGCCCGCACCGGCCCGGACGGCAAGTTCGAGCTGAACCTTCCCGAGGGCGGAACCTACTACCTTTGCGCCAGGGACAAGTACGGCGGGCCGCCGAAGGTGGGGGACCTCTTCGGCAGGTACGACAAGGGCACCGTCGAGCCCTCGGGCGTGACCGTCACCGACGGGCAGAACCTCGAAACCGTAGACATCACCGTCCATACGGTGTGGTGA